The nucleotide window TTCCAGCGAACGGCCGCTATCAAACTTGCTCTCTCGAATTGCCGCTTCGTCTGCGGCCGCATCGAGGCCGCTGCTGTCGCGCCTTGCGACTATGCAACAGCCAAGGCATTCGGGAGTGTCTCTGAGATCTGCCATCTGGCGGCACCACACTTGAAATTCGGAGGGATTCTCATTATGCCGCGCGGGTCCAACGAGACTTCGACGGATCAACAGCCGACGGCGGACTATAGATTAATCGATCGCCAAGAGTATAACAGTGGCCTTACCGGCCAATCCACACTTCTGCTATTCCGCTGCGAGGCCAGGTCCGTTCGGCCGTTCGTCATTGACGGCCACTAATTGCAGCAGATCTTGTCATCTCCCCGATTAAGAGTGCAAGTTTTTGTTGCGCAATTGACCGAGAGCCATTAATTAACAACTGAACGGATTCGTACTCGGCAGGAGGGATTTCTGGCTAAGGTATTTACTATCGTCAATCAGAAAGGTGGAGTCGGCAAAACCACCACCGCGATCAATCTTTCTGCCTGCATTGCTATCGCCGAGAAATCCACGCTGCTGATCGACCTCGACCCGCAGGGCAATGCGACTTCCGGCATGGGCATCGATAAACGCGCACTCATCTCCTCGGTCTACGACCTCTTCGCTGATCCCCCGCAGCCGATCGAGGCCGTCGTGCAGAAAACGAACATCAAGTACCTCGACATCATTCCGGCTAACATCAATCTCGTCGCCGCCGAACTGGAACTGGTCGAGCGTGCCGACCGCGAGGTCTTCCTGCGTGAAAAGATCGCTTCGATCCGTGATTACTACGACTATATCGTGATCGACTGCCCGCCATCCCTGGGGCTGCTAACATTGAATGCACTGGTGGCCGCTGATCATCTGCTGATTCCGATCCAGGCGGAGTATTATGCCCTGGAAGGTCTTAGTCAGTTAATCGATACGATCAAGCTTGTACAGCAAAGCTTGAATCCTCAACTCACAATTGGTGGTATCTTGATCACGATGTTCGACCACCGACTGAATCTCGCGCGACAGGTTGTCGACGAGACCCGCAATCATTTTAGAGACAAGGTCTTCACTACGATAATCAACCGCAATGTCCGCCTTGGCGAGGCGCCATCCTATGGCAAGCCGATTATCCTTTACGACATCGGCTCGACTGGCGCGGAGAACTATATCTCGCTGACGGAGGAGGTCTTACGGATATGAAAAAATCTGCGCTGGGGAAGGGCCTGGCAGCGCTGATTCCAACCGCGCCGATTGAAGCGGCACCAATCTCGACTCCGAGCGTCGATGCTGGAGAGCGCCTGCTGATGATCAGCCTCGATCAGCTTCTGGCCAATCCCAATCAACCGCGCAAGCATTTCGAGGAAGAGAAGCTGCAGCAACTGGCGGACTCGATTCGCCAGAAGGGGGTGCTGCAGCCAATCTTGGTGCGCAGAATCGACGGCAGGTATCAAATCGTTGCGGGCGAGCGGCGGTTCCGCGCCGCGGAACGATTGGGGCTGCCGGAAGTTCCGGCGCGCCTGGTCGAGGATTTGACCGATCGCGATATGCTGGAGATTTCGATCGTCGAGAACCTGCAGCGCGACGACCTCAACCCGCTCGAACTGGCGAATGGTTACCAGCGTTTGATTCGTGATTTCAATCTGACGCAGGAGGAACTCTCGACGCGGGTCGGAAAAGATCGCTCATCGATCGCCAATACACTGCGACTGCTGAACCTGCCCGAGGAGGTCAAGGAGCAGATCGTCGCCGGCAAGCTGAAGGAGGGGCATGCGCGGGCGATTCTGGCGCTGGAAAACGAACGCGAACAATTGGAACTGGCTCGTAAGATCATCACCGAAGATCTGACCGTCCGCGCGATCGAGGAGATTATCTACGGCGCAAAGCGTAAGAAACGCGGCCGCAGTTTGAAGCTGAGGACGCGGCCACTCGAGGTTGCCCAGGCGGAAACCGCTCTTAAGCGCAGACTCGGCACGGCGGTGAAGATCGAGCGCGGCCTCAAGCGCGGGAAGATCCAGATCGAATTCTACGGCGACGCCGATTTGACGCGTATTTTGGAGCTTCTGGGAGTAGAATTATAAATGTCGACCGCCGATAACCATATTACTTTGATGCTGGTCTTCGAATCGGGCCGACCGCCGGTTTCAATCAAGCTGGCCCGCTGGAAGTACCAGCTGGCGATTGGCCTGCTGGCGGTGCTGGTGTTGGTCTCGATCTTCGGCACGCTCAACTTTGCGCGGCTGTCGTTACAGGCGAACGAACGCGATTTTCTCTTGCAGGAGAATGAAGAACTGCGTCGGCTGAACTCGAAGGTTGTCGTACTGGAGAGCAATTTACAGGCGTACCGTGAGATGCTTCACCAGGTGGCAACATTGGCAGGAGTCGACCTGACGCAATACGGCATGAGCGCAGTCGGCGATTCGGCCGCAACCCTCTCGGATACCGAGTTTAACATAGATGCCGGAGCGCCCGTTTCCGGGGCGCTACAGCCGGCCCCAACCGGATTGCCGGTGCGGGGCTATCTCTCGCGTACGTTCCGGCCACTGGATGAGAATCCCAAGACGCGGCACCTGGGTGTCGATATCGCGGTGAAAAAAGGCACGCGCGTGACGGCGACCGCTGACGGCGAAGTCGCTTTCGCCGGCTGGGACGACACCTTTGGCTGGATGGTAGTACTGAAACACGCGAACAATGTCGAAACCATGTATGGACATAACGACACGTTGCTGGTCGCAACCGGCGCACCGGTGAGCTTCGGTCAAACGCTGGCGCTCTCGGGCAATACCGGCGTCAGCACGGCGCCACATGTCCATTACGAGGTTCGCATTGACGGCAAACCCGTTGACCCGGAAAAATATTATGGGAAAACCACTAATTAACCTAATAGGAGAGGAATCGATGCCAGAGAATCTGAGCACCATTATCGGCAAGGACAGCACATTCACGGGCACACTCGAAATCAAGGGCGCCTTACGCGTCGACGGCAAGGTTAAGGGCAAAATCGTCTCGGATGAAACCGTCACGATCGGCAATACCGGCGAAGTTGAGGCGGATATCGATGCCAAGACCGTCGTTGTTTCCGGCACCGTAATCGGGAATATTCACTCATCGGACAAGACGGAAATGCAGGCTAAGGCCAAGGTAATCGGGGACTTAGTGACTAAAAGCATCGTGATCGAACAAGGTGCAATTTTTCAGGGGTCTTGTCAAATGAAAGGACTAAAAGAACTCGACCAAAGACCCGATAATAAAATGTTGGAAAAGAAGCCGCTGCCGTAGTGAATCCTCACCACGGTCAGATTTTGTGGATAACTAACAGGGCAATGTGGATTCTTCCGTAGTCGGTTGATTCACAACGTCATACAAGACACAGTTAACAGTACCGATTAAGCGTTATCCACAAGGGCTTGAACTAAGTTTGCTTAGTAACTGACGGGGAATTTGGCCGTGGGTACGTTCTTTTTGATCGCCAGCACCGTGCTCTTCTTCAGTGGGCTCGGCTGCCTCTTGATCGTCTTTGTGACGATCGCGCGTCGTCTCAAAGACAACATGACTACGTCGGTCTATTTTCGATCGAAGCGCTCGTACAAGACTTGGGCATTGTCGATCGCCGGTGTAATTCTGATCGTGCTCGCTCAAGGCAGTTACTGGTTCTACAACCAGGTTGGGCGTTACATTCCGTTCGAAAACAACGTTCCCAAGGCGACGGTGAGCTTTCTCTACGAGGAATACCGCCAGCCGCGTCTGATTCTCCAGACGACCGATCAAAACAATCAACTCAATATTCAGCGCGTTCCCTTTACTTCCGACTCGCTGGCGCTTGGCGTAGAAGTGATTCAATGGAAGAAGGTCTGCCAGGTGTTGGGACTGAAAGACTGCTATCGGATCAACGGCATCTATTATGTCAACGGATCCGACGACACGGTGGCCAGCTTGACGCGGATTCCCAACCACGAACTCAACGGCGGACCTTCCGGTTTCCTGCCGCTGGCGGCGTCCGTGGGCGGAGCCTTTCCGGGCACCGTCCGGTTACTCCTGTCCAAGCCGGTCGAGGCACAGGGCAATCTGCTCTACACACTGGAATTTGCACGCGACGGCATCAGCCTGACCCGGGCGATTGACAATCAACAAGCCGCGAATTATCCTCAGTAACGCAAAACAATTGGGGCGGTTGCGGCGTTTATCGGTATAAGCGTTTGTCGCTTGTACTGTATCTGCGCCGAGTCGGATTCCGCCTGAGCGCGGATGTGTTTTTAACGATGCGGGGCAGTGGCAGCAGATCGTTTCGGAGGATGTGAATGACGGATCAGATCAAAGAATCGGCCGACCTGCAGGCAGTCGGCCGGCTGAAAGAAGCGCGGGCCAAGATCAAAGCGGAAGTCGGCAAGGTTATCATCGGCCAGGAGCGCGTCATCGATGAGTTGATGATTGCGCTGCTGTCCAACGGCCATTGTCTTCTTGTCGGCGTGCCGGGGCTGGCGAAGACGCTGTTGATTTCGACGCTGGCACGCGTACTGGATCTGAAATTCTCGCGAATCCAGTTTACCCCGGATCTGATGCCCTCCGATATTACCGGCACGGAAATCCTGGAAGAGAACAAATCGACGGGTCAGCGCGAATTCAAATTCGTCAAAGGGCCGGTGTTCGCCAATATCGTGCTGGCGGATGAAATTAACCGCACGCCCCCGAAAACGCAGGCCGCTCTGTTGCAGGCGATGCAGGAACATGAAGTAACCGCTTCGGGACAGACCTTCAAACTGGATGAGCCGTTCTTTGTCCTGGCAACCCAGAATCCGATCGAGCAGGAGGGTACCTATCCGCTGCCGGAAGCCCAGCTTGACCGTTTCATGTTCAACATCCACGTCGACTATCCCTCGTACGAGGAGGAACACGCGATCGTCAAGTCGACGACGGCTGTGATGGGCCAGCAGGTCAGTAAGGTGATGAGTGGTTCGGAGATTTCAAGTCTGCAGCACCTGGTGCGCAAAGTGCCGGTTTCGGATCACGTGATCGATTATGCCATCAAGCTGGTGCGCGCCACGCGCCGGAGCGGCGGCGAGGTGCGCGAGTACATCAGCAATTGGGTAACCTGGGGCGCCGGTCCACGGGCGTCGCAGTATCTGATTCTCGGCGCCAAGACCAATGCGATCTTGAACGGCCGGTATACACCTTCAATTGAGGATGTGCAGTTAGTCGCCAAGCCGGTGCTGCGGCATCGCATCGTCACTTCCTTCAACGCCGAGGCTGACGGCGTCGACACGTTGCAGATTATTGATAAGCTATTGGCGGAAGTTAGAGAGTAGTCACAGGCGGCCGCATGGTGGCGACAAAATGCAAAGATTGAACGGCTTTCCGTTAGTGCACAAAGGCCACGGCATGCCAACTCTGTGCGAAGGGGATTTCCCAGAATCCGGTTTGCAGTTCGCCAACTTTGGTGATGGCGTTGTTGAAGACCACCGTATCCTTCTTGATCTTGCCTTCGTCTACCAGCCGCTGAAAATCGGGGCGTGAAACACATTTGATGTAATCCCCGTCGCGGAAGTACACCAGGCTGCGGTTGAGGGCGTCAAGCTGGTATTGCGTCTTGAGAGTTTTGAACACGCGGACAGACGAATCGATCGAGCAACCGGAAACACCGTCCGCCGTTTCCCCGGCAAGGAAGACGAACTGGTCGTGGACGATCCCGAACGCACCGCGAACGTCGTCCTGATGCGATTTCCAGTCCTCAACAAACTCTGCCAGCGCGTCGCGGACGACCTGTAACTCGGCCGGGTCAAGACGGCGCGGGAACGCATATACCCAAAGCCGGGTATCGGGGCGAAAATCATGGAACAGTTTCATCGACAATGATAACATCGGCAGTGGGGGGAAGTTCCAATAGAAGTAATTCGGTTGCTGTGCGCGCGGATGCGGCCTCTCGCAGCCGTCAAGAATTCGCGGAGTTCTCGTCGTCCTCTTCGCTCACCGGCTTGCGCTCCAGATACAACATCGTCCCCAACAGCGGCACCCAGTCGGAGAAGGCCTGGCCGGAGTTTTCGGGCTTGCGGCGGATGCGACTGATGGCGTTGAGCTTGGAATCCATCTCGTCAATGAAGTACAGCACAAATGCCTCTTCAAACGCCGGCTCGACCGGCGCGGAATATTCCTTCTTGCCCTGGTGCGAGAGAATCATGTGCAGCAGCTTCTTGACGTTTACATCGTCCTGTAGCCCGAGGCGGACAATCGTCGCGCGGACCATCTCATAACCGATCACCATGTGGCCGAAGAGCCGCCCCTCGGTGGAGTACTCGAAGGTTGACTCAAACTCGAGTTCGCTGATTTTGCCGACATCATGCAGCAGCGCTCCGGCGATCAGCAGTGAACGATCGAGGTAATCGTAATGTTCACAAAGCTTGACCGCAGCGCGCGCCATCGACAGCGAGTGCTCGGCCAAACCGCGCAGGTAGCCGTGATGCCAGCGTGTTCCTGCCGGTGACGCAAAGTAGCGCGGCTTAACTTGTTCGTCGTACAGGACTTCAACCAGAACCTGGCGCAGTGCTTCGTCGTCGACCAGCTCGATGACAGCTTCGACACCGGCCTCAAGTTCCTCCGGCGAGTAGTCGCTGGCCGGAAGCAGTTCAGTGACATCGTACTCCTCCGGCTTGGCCGCGCGTATCTTCTCGACGTTAAGCTGTTGTTGCCCCTTGTAGGAACTGACCAGCCCTTTGACCTTTACTACGCCGGCATCGCGGATCTGCGGATAGGTGGCTTCGGCCTCATCGCCCCACATAATGCCGGCCAACTTGCCGGAGGCATCGGCGAACTCCAGTTGCAGGCGCACACCACCGGTAAACGGGATCAATTCGCACTTGGCGAGTGCATAGAATCCGAAAATGGCATCCCCGGTTTTGGCGTCGCGCAGATTGATTTGCATGTGGGTAATGTTTGGAATCGGAGTGTGAATGTCAAGGCCAACGCGCGACTACGGCGCAATCGGAGTGTAGAGGCAGGCAGTTTGGGCGTATCCGACCCAGTAGTTGATCAATGCGAC belongs to Candidatus Zixiibacteriota bacterium and includes:
- the rsmG gene encoding 16S rRNA (guanine(527)-N(7))-methyltransferase RsmG, which gives rise to MIDLDPSIRGILAEVNSGGADSAYEQIRSFADYLLQVNPKVSLISRQDSQALLNNLIYDSLVIASLVKFDTDASLLDIGSGAGIPGLIQKIARPDLTLCSVDSNRRKIEFQRTAAIKLALSNCRFVCGRIEAAAVAPCDYATAKAFGSVSEICHLAAPHLKFGGILIMPRGSNETSTDQQPTADYRLIDRQEYNSGLTGQSTLLLFRCEARSVRPFVIDGH
- a CDS encoding ParA family protein: MAKVFTIVNQKGGVGKTTTAINLSACIAIAEKSTLLIDLDPQGNATSGMGIDKRALISSVYDLFADPPQPIEAVVQKTNIKYLDIIPANINLVAAELELVERADREVFLREKIASIRDYYDYIVIDCPPSLGLLTLNALVAADHLLIPIQAEYYALEGLSQLIDTIKLVQQSLNPQLTIGGILITMFDHRLNLARQVVDETRNHFRDKVFTTIINRNVRLGEAPSYGKPIILYDIGSTGAENYISLTEEVLRI
- a CDS encoding ParB/RepB/Spo0J family partition protein codes for the protein MKKSALGKGLAALIPTAPIEAAPISTPSVDAGERLLMISLDQLLANPNQPRKHFEEEKLQQLADSIRQKGVLQPILVRRIDGRYQIVAGERRFRAAERLGLPEVPARLVEDLTDRDMLEISIVENLQRDDLNPLELANGYQRLIRDFNLTQEELSTRVGKDRSSIANTLRLLNLPEEVKEQIVAGKLKEGHARAILALENEREQLELARKIITEDLTVRAIEEIIYGAKRKKRGRSLKLRTRPLEVAQAETALKRRLGTAVKIERGLKRGKIQIEFYGDADLTRILELLGVEL
- a CDS encoding M23 family metallopeptidase; translation: MSTADNHITLMLVFESGRPPVSIKLARWKYQLAIGLLAVLVLVSIFGTLNFARLSLQANERDFLLQENEELRRLNSKVVVLESNLQAYREMLHQVATLAGVDLTQYGMSAVGDSAATLSDTEFNIDAGAPVSGALQPAPTGLPVRGYLSRTFRPLDENPKTRHLGVDIAVKKGTRVTATADGEVAFAGWDDTFGWMVVLKHANNVETMYGHNDTLLVATGAPVSFGQTLALSGNTGVSTAPHVHYEVRIDGKPVDPEKYYGKTTN
- a CDS encoding polymer-forming cytoskeletal protein, with product MGKPLINLIGEESMPENLSTIIGKDSTFTGTLEIKGALRVDGKVKGKIVSDETVTIGNTGEVEADIDAKTVVVSGTVIGNIHSSDKTEMQAKAKVIGDLVTKSIVIEQGAIFQGSCQMKGLKELDQRPDNKMLEKKPLP
- a CDS encoding MoxR family ATPase, with protein sequence MTDQIKESADLQAVGRLKEARAKIKAEVGKVIIGQERVIDELMIALLSNGHCLLVGVPGLAKTLLISTLARVLDLKFSRIQFTPDLMPSDITGTEILEENKSTGQREFKFVKGPVFANIVLADEINRTPPKTQAALLQAMQEHEVTASGQTFKLDEPFFVLATQNPIEQEGTYPLPEAQLDRFMFNIHVDYPSYEEEHAIVKSTTAVMGQQVSKVMSGSEISSLQHLVRKVPVSDHVIDYAIKLVRATRRSGGEVREYISNWVTWGAGPRASQYLILGAKTNAILNGRYTPSIEDVQLVAKPVLRHRIVTSFNAEADGVDTLQIIDKLLAEVRE
- a CDS encoding HD domain-containing protein, translating into MQINLRDAKTGDAIFGFYALAKCELIPFTGGVRLQLEFADASGKLAGIMWGDEAEATYPQIRDAGVVKVKGLVSSYKGQQQLNVEKIRAAKPEEYDVTELLPASDYSPEELEAGVEAVIELVDDEALRQVLVEVLYDEQVKPRYFASPAGTRWHHGYLRGLAEHSLSMARAAVKLCEHYDYLDRSLLIAGALLHDVGKISELEFESTFEYSTEGRLFGHMVIGYEMVRATIVRLGLQDDVNVKKLLHMILSHQGKKEYSAPVEPAFEEAFVLYFIDEMDSKLNAISRIRRKPENSGQAFSDWVPLLGTMLYLERKPVSEEDDENSANS